attgtggacTCTGAGtaccagctcggggatcgtcagcacttcatcacactatctactattatggaaaccttgtgatttggatttagcttatggcatgtataggatatattatactagaatgatatcataactattgtttataagccatgcgaatatggcatccttTGGCAGTCTACTTTTATAAGTTATAAGTTTGATCTTTGTttgtgtttagaaatttaattaaatgaacaatctttattcacgaaaaagaaaaaaaaaagttcaaaattttactgttttgaTCTGCTTCCAAATTTTTTggtaacgcctcgtcctattccggcgacggttacgggataggggtgttacagtactagGAAGGATGAACCAATTGACATATACGCCTGTCAAGGCTATTCCTCTTTAAGAAGATTATATTACGAAGTACCAGCCCAAGGGCTAATTCTGTAGGGAGCCATCACATAAGAGAAATCGTAAACTCGAATAGTTATTCAGAAGAAAGTGCACCGAATAGAATAGGCCTAAGCGACTCCCACCTCACGAACATGTTACACTTATAAGCATGACATCTCAAATAAGGTGGATTACAAAGAAGTAATCCAACCACTATTCATCTCAAGTTGGACCCAGTCCGCCAGAATGGTAGGGGACCTTATTAGTTATCTTAATGGATGGAATGTTTGCAAGTCCTTCAATACTATGGTAAGAAAATAGAGCCCACCATGGACTAAACAGATTTGCAAAGATCGCAAATATGTCTGGTCCTTTCTCGTAAGCCTTATAAGTAGATAACCTCATGGGTATAATATCAGTGTATTCACCTAGACTATGGCACTTACGATCCAAAACAAAACTAAAATCGCTATTCTTGATAAGAAGGTGTATAGGGTAAAGTGAAAACCCGTCAATATAACAAGACATCTAGAAACCACTAAAACCCTATCGTCAGAACATAGGTTCGACCAAGAAATTAAGGTATTAGTGGTCAAACTGTCATTAAAGAACAGCGAAAGGTATATGAAAGTCCGCCAATCCAGATAAGGTGCTAAAGTGTGAGCAAAAGTAGGtagttaaagtattttattttcttttaaaattttaccctaGTAAAGAAGATGCGAGCTATGCAATTTGCTAGTGaagaaactcactaagttcattgcACTTACCAAAGTGTTAGCCTGTGTTTTATAGGATTTGTGGGTTAAGGATATCGAGGAGGGACCAAGCCAGATAGTGTTGAATCAAGAATCAATGTTAGTATGGTGTCATGTACATAGGAAGGGGCATCTTCAAAGGCTTCGCCTCGGGATCAAAATACTATGACTAAGTAGCTTTCCATAGAGTTTGGAGTTTTGAGAAAATATCTTTGTTCCAATTGAAGGCTTCTATTGTAAAAGGTATATATATTAATTGACAAAGTctgttgtaaaaatttcaagttaaaatTTTGGTTCTTAGTTCAATCAGGTTCAATTGTGACACTCTATACTTGGATTCAGCGATCGAGTGGGGTGAGAGTGTTACACAGAGggatcaatttgacatataaaattgaagctcaaatgatttataattaagttttaggttttctcctattaattataaactcattgagtcacgaagtcattcttcTATAGTATCATAGCTGAATTCTCCTCAACGGCAAACCATTATGAAAATAACTCGATTAATGCTCATCCGATGATCTTGTCACAAGTGTGTTACCTTCATAGGATATCATTGGACTTTTTGGGATAATATTTTTTCTCCCAAAgtgattttattttatcttatggtaatcattacatcttcctttataaaaagtcaatcactatcaaatagtgatcaagccatccatcacaaagacgaaTGACCCGTAACCACGTTTACTTtccatcaaccatgtaatgccaataagaagatatcatttacccatgttttgggctatgaactccactattgtgaatgacgctacatactgcAGATGTCGTACACCCAACGCACCAAGTTTCAATTTCTTATCTATTCGAACTTaggtttttacttacatcaaagtgtatacGAGTCATGCTTACATAGTctatcatccactcaggatttaggtatgtcacactataaacgtcgcaagtgaataaatcaataaACGGATTCAAAATTTATTCTTCTTGAGTCCTATTCGATGTACTGTCAGTCTagttagtcacatctatgtctctatcttctgggagttATCCACTCCAATGCCAAAGACAAAGCATCTCCTCAATTGGACTTgaagatgacatattagtctttcaatcggctTACTTGTAACACACCAAACCCGATATAATAATTGGATCTGAGTATGATGTGTCACAAATAAAATCAGACTAACTTCAAAGTATATGGCGAaagctttataaaattttacaaagttataaatataaaacatataacggTTGTTGCTTACTATAGTTGATTACCATCATTGGTAGTTTAAAATAGCGTACAAACAACTTGGAGTATAAGTTTTAAATAAGTAAAGTTCattgaacaaaatataataatttaaatccaAACATTGATATTTAAATAAAATCCTGTAAAAACAAAGTATTGTCAAAATAGTAGTTCTTAATATAGATCATTTCCAAAATAAAAATGTACGCCACCCCCAAGAGTCATGCGTAATACATAATAAAACTGTCAGCTCACAATAGCAGCAATACTCTGGCGTAGTCCTTTTAACAAACAGTCTTCCTTCACTCAGCAAGCCTAAGAATAAAAAGATAACAGAGTAAGTTCATACAAATTTATTGAGTTCTAAAAAGAAATTATACATATCTTTACTTACATACAACTAAACCTTTCAGCGGAACTTATACACAATAGTCATAGTACGCCCAATGGCGTATACAAAACACAAACAAGCTTAATATGCTAACTTACTTAACACATGAGTGTATATTGTACGCCAACttaacataactcaaacaacccatTTCATGTCAGCCATGTAccagaattcagaatcagaagcatatcattcaatctcattcacatacatactCCTCATTAACTCCTCATTTCGTTTTCATTCAGATTAGCATGTTTTATCATGGTCTGCCAGTTCGGTTTGCAAATTAGTCGCCTACTTTTTAGATTATAagaatgattaaattttaattttatccctatatttgcttaaatttaagatttaatttatataatttaattttgacataatttgatacCTCAATCtttataatatcattagttagtctaaatttaagatttaatttatataatttaattttaacataatttgatGCCTCaatttttataatatcattagttgtctaaatattttattctaattaaattaatgGTGTGAATTTTTAAGAATTGTTAACACCATTAAAATTCTTTATTAAATTCAGATatgttaaattattattatttgttacatatatattaaatttattatattttttcaaaatgtcacaccaacACAAAAATATTCTAAAAGTGCTATCAAATGGatctaaatttttaaataaaaaaattaaatatctaaaataaaaatttagagatTAAATTGGTGCCAAATAATACAAAaactataatttaattaataaataaataatcaatcGACCTTTCCACTTCTGGCAAAGGGCATGAGTTTCCTTACCCACGTCATCTACACAGCCTTCTGAAAATAGCTATAAACGTATAAGTTTACTCAAGTGTGTTTACGAAAATAGTCCGTTTCTCTATTCGTATAAAAACAAATGAAATTTGGacgaaaaattttgtaaaattttttcgAATCAGAATCGCAGGAGAAGTGCAAATTATCTGTCAAACaaagtctttaattatgtctggCTTTAAGGAATAAGCATAAAAATTTATTACTCCAATTTGCCTTTCTTTTCACCAAAGCAAATGATTAATCTGTTTGCCACTAACCAAAGCAAGCTCTACTACTGTATGCAAAGCAAAAATCCTCATTCCCATTATTTAATAAATATGCAagtttttcaaaaacctgcaattTTCACACTGTACTTGAGACAGCAATCCAAGATGGCCTGATTCATGTTAGAAAAAGTCAATATATTAGCAGCTGTTTAACGTGGGAATTTCTTTTTTACAGTggggtttttttttcttcttctgagTTTTTCATGTCTAGCAAAACCAAAGTCGGTGGGTGAGGAGTGGTGGGAATATCATAGCAATTATAAAACAAGTTATTTGTTGGTTGTTGATGTTTGGTTACATTGATTACAACTCTGGTTCTTTTAATTTGTCTTGATTTCTCAGTAGTTAACCCTGAAACACTGATGACGGCGATAATAATGTCAAAGTTATATGACACAACAGATCCTTATGTCCATCATGAGCATTGCCTCACCGAACAAGCAACCACCTGCGCCCATTGTCTCAGCCTTATCTTCACCGTCTGTGGATTATCACCTTCATCAATCACCCAAAACCAAACCAATTTCAATAcaatcaaaataaaacaaaaaaggtAGGGTGAATGGATCTGACTCAGTTGAATTTGGTTTACTACTTACCAGGACCAAAGATGGAGTTGGGGCTGCCTATAGGGGAGGGAATACTATCACAATCCGATGCAACTGAAGAAGACTTGGAAACGATGTCGTTGTAGTTCTTGTTAACAGCATAGTAGAGGCCAAGAGCAGGCAAAGTATCGGACAAACGTTGATCCACCTCGGGTGAGTCAAACTCGAACCCGAACCCCAACTCAATACAAGCCTTGAGTTCATCAAGGTCTTCGTCCGTCACGCTCTTGCTCCCCCTGTTCCTGCTGTTCCCTTTCCTTCTAAGCCATGCCTCGTCGCGGAAAATGTCTGGCGACAATGAGCGCTGCTTATAAAGCGCCGGTAGCTGAGATGGCGTCATCGTCATCATCGGTGGGGGTGACTCCAGGACCTGCACTGCTTTTTCTGGTGGTGGTGGTGGCGCGTGATGAGGAAGGGACATAGATATAGCAGCCCCGAGGAGGTCCCGGGGGACCTCTCCCGCGGGTGTGGGGAGCTCTATGGGTGGGGTGTGTGTGTTTGGGATAAATTGTGGATGTGAAGAGGTGAGGGTAATGGTGAGGTGGGATATAAGGTGGTGAGGTGGTGGGGGCGTGCGTCAGGGGGTGAGTGAGTGAGGCTAAGGAGACCTTGGGGGATTAGTTGGTTCGAGTCAGGATGACCTGTCTTTTCCTTGTTTATTTGTTTTCAAAGAAGGGCTAAGTGTTTCTTATAAGATTTGTATTAGTCATTTATATTTGCTTACCAATATAGCATATGATTGAAGCAATAtccaaattaaacaattaaaaagaaaatacgAGTATTCACAGTTTGGATTACAAAGATTTGTTTTTACTCTAAATTTAGTAATCGTAGTGATTGAATATTAGTTACTTAATATGAATAAAAAGACGTGGATTTGAATGCGAgaattttacataaaattttaaaaaaacgtCAACGACTGCTATCTTATTTatcaaagataaataaaatacatTATAAAGAATTAATTGGTGAGTTGGATATTCGATAATCAAAAATcgttaatttgtaaattttgaattaGTCGATTTATTAGATTTTCATTTTGATATGCTTGTTTTCGTTTTCAACAATTCATGTAAGAATAAATCAAGGAAAAACTTATAAATCGTCAAGcgcattattcttttatttataagttagaaaaaaattttaaacattgtACTAAAAAGAAACATATATAATCGAAActtgaatttatttattaaaataacatcaatttatttatatacttattatttaaataattatcaaTTTAAAAACTCCAAACATGTATTATAAATCAAATATgtgaaaaatattaataaaaatatatttgtacTTTCTTAATTCTACTAATTTGGTTctaacatttttatttttgtgaatttttaACAGTAATGATTGTATAACTTtcttttttatattgaataataaatagtgatttgtttactatttattttagttaaaattgCATTTCATACATGCACGCTCATGTTTCATTTTTTCATATTGGTCAATGATTATAACATATTAAAATCttggtttttactaaaataaattaaaaaattatttatcaaaataggTTGTCAGCTCGATTATTTATTAAAATGGCTTGTTTTTTTCATTCGTGTCTATTTGACAGGCgcgatttatttttttatattaattttttttgttttttaaataaaatattttttttattttcggatCAGTATGACCCGGGTATATATACGATATGAATACAAATTGCGCCTATCTCAAAGGCGCAAATGGCAGGGCCCACATGCTGCTTACTTTTTCCCTTATATATACCCCCGAAAATCAAATGAGCACATACACAAAATTTAGCAGAGCAGCATACACAAAATTTAGTTGAACGGAAATAAGAAGATagagagaagaaaaaaagaaaagaaaacaaggaaGAGGATAaggtattttagttttttttttaaaatagaatgtaaagttttgttagtaattttattatttgaaagttATTTTGTTAGGTTATTATTTTTGTTAGCTTCTGAGAAATTTTTGCTATTCGAAACTATTTTGagaattttgaaaaaattttaacaGATCTAGTATTGAAGATGGAGAATCAGTTTTTCGTATGTGTTTTTTTCGATGGAGAAATTTTGACAACAACCGTGGGATGTATATTTAAATGTCGCAAACAAGTAgtaatgagatttaatagaaatatcacgtttgatgatatgaaggaaaaaaattagtgaaaaaatttatagacgttgtgggagaaggatctcgaaacttttctacaagtttccagtttcgacGGATCCCTTAAAATTCACCGAAATGGAACTCGTAGATGATGAAGACATGGAGACAATGATCGTTCTTTATTGTAGGACTCGTAGCAACCAAAATGCACCGATTcacttatttgctgagttagctggTATAGAGGCAACTGAAGATCCCACTCCattaggtgaagaagatggaGCTCAAGAGCCGTGTACGGTGGTTCCAATATCGTACGTTGATAGTCAATCAACTATACACGGGATCGACATTGATCTTAATGTTGCACCTGAGActgatgtggttggtgatgatgtatACCATAGTAGTGATCCTTCTGATCACGAAGTCGATAGTGAGAGTGATCCTGATGTGGACGAGGTCCCGGATGATATTGACTACGAAGGTGTGAATGATGATGAAAACGTTAACGTGTCTTCAGTCGGGAACCAGATTCGTCGTATTGTAATGCACAATAGCCCTAGGGCACACATGTCTCGGATAGACCCCGATGCGACGTACGCAGTCGAGTTTTCAGAATACCCTAAAATACTACCTGCTCACTGGATAGCTGTATATTCTAATCCTAAGGAGTTGTTCGTGGGCCAGAGATTTGAAAGTAAGGAAGAATACGTTTTTGCCATTAAGCgttatagcatgaatatatcagtagACTACAAAGTTGTAAtgtctaaaccgacattatatattggagAGTGTTGGAGGTCGGCGGAAGGCTGCAATTGGCGGATACTAGCTGTATTTATCCAGAAGTCGCAGATGTGAGAGATACAAAAATTTGTTAGGCCTCACACATGCACTTCAACACGTATAACAGAAGGTCATCGAAAACTTAATTCCAAAACTATCTATACAtgcatcatgccaatggtgaaagACATGTCTCCATTAAAGTTTTGGTACTAATTTCCAAAATATAGGCACGATTCCAGTATCGAGTATCATACCGAAAGGCATGGATAGCTAAACAAATGGCAATGGAACAATTGTACGGAGATTTCGATGCATCGTACAATGAGTTACAGGGATGGATAGCCGCTATGAAGGAGTACGTGTCGGGGACTGTCATTGAGTTGcagacacgaccttattacgGGCCGATAACCAACTACAATCGGGAAAAAAAATTTTCATCGGATATTCTggacgtttgatccatgtgtgcgCGATTTTCCAACTACAAGCCATTTGTGCAAGTAGATGGGACCtggctatatggaaaatatatACAGATCCTACTTCTTGCGGTTGCTCAAGACGGCAACAGGAACATACTCTCGATAGCATTTTCCATCGTCGATAAGGAGAACATGGAAtcgtgggaattcttccttaccaacttacggaggtatgttattaacaacgataatatttgcatcatctcTGATTGAGGGAAATGATTAATTATCGCCATTAGGCATTCCGGTGTGCCATGGAGATTCGTTTACTGTATCCGACACATCGCGGTGAACTTCTAGCGAGATTATAAGAATACAGACTGGAAGAGACAAGTTGTCAGAATAGGTAAAGGATTaccttatcttttcaatataagttttaatgttttaagacaatactgtaacttatcttttcttaatacatatgCAGCGCACGAGCTAGAGCCACACATTTTCACCCAAAGAATAACTCGACTTGAGAGCGACATAGAGGGTCAAACGAACACATTTTTCCGACAGTGGTTGGGTACTATGGAGCCATGacaatgggctcaaagttttgacgagggctttcgtaatggtcaaatgaccacaaacttggTAAAGGGGATCAACGCTATGTTGTTAAAAACACGACATCTTCCGATTTCATCTGTCTTCTCAGCTACATTCTACAGGTTagctaccttgatgccaagaatgagTCAAAAACAAGTCAACTAGATAGAGGCGGGACACGTGTTTGTAGAAGATGTCAGGGATACAATTGCTGCAAACCGTCGGATGGCGAGGTCGATGACTGTAGAAGTATATTCATGACGTAATGAAACGTTTCGAGTTACAGAGACCATCGGTCGTCGACCCGGTATACCACCTAAATCCTACAGAATTGATCTTCAAAACAAACTATACAATTGCAGGAGGTTTcaaacacttcattatccatgTGCACATGTTGTGGCAGCTTGTGCTAAAGTCTTACTCAATATAAAACAATTTATCAATGAAGTGTACACCCTCGAACGCACGTTGCGTGTATGGGAGAACGAGTTTCGCGTGCTTCCTGACCTATTTATTTAGGAGGTACCTCCGACGACCTTCGAGCTTGTCCCAGATAAAGGGTTGCATAGGAACCTAAAAGGTCGTccgcaatcatcgagaatccatAACAAAATGGACATTAGGATGAAATCCGACAAGAAGCTATGTGGCATATGCAGATTAGCCGGTCATAATCGGACTAAATACCCACTCCGAAATTACCATGTTGGACAATCGTCGCAATCGGGTAGAAATTGAGATGTAGTTCATTACATGTTAAAAAGATTGAGTCACAAATTTGTCAACAATTTGTTGCAGTTAATCTAATTTGACTTACATAGTTAGTataaagtttatttatttaaataatatataaaaaaaccataaaattgttaaataaaatggcaaaaaagtcattacataaatataaagttgactatttaaattaaaaaaaacaaattaaattgataaataaaatgcCAAAAAATTCATTACATAAATATGAAGTTATTTATATTACAAAAccccctaaaattgatggtttgatggtgtCGTTCTAGGGGTATATTTTTGTGGAGCTCGACGTTCACGTTGCGGGCGATTACGGCGATCAACATTCTCTTCATCCGTATGTGGGGGTGTGCTAAACATAGATGAAAAATCATATGTCTCAAACACCATCGATGAACTTGAGCAGGGAGGAGTAGAGTACGGCGATTGATACGGGCCAGGAGGAGTGGAGTATGGTAGTAGATACGGGCCGGAAAGAGTGGAGTACTGAGATGGATACGAGCCAAGATGACTGGAGTACTGATGTGGTAGTGGGCTGAAGATATCAAACTTTGAATGAGATCCGTGGCCTAACAAGCCTGGGAAATAGTCATCGTCCCCCAAATCTGGATGATAAGAATTATCTCCAGAGTGTAGTTTCAGCTCTGGCTCTGGTGCATGATGCGAATTTGAAAAGGGTTGCCCAATTCGTGTCGTATGCGGAGGGACTACCATCGACCGCCCACCAAACAAAAACGGTTTCCCTATCTCACAGTACTACTGTATGTACTCTAACGAGGGCTGCAGATCCAAAGCACGATCCATCTGAGGTACCCTCCCCAATCGGTTGGTCCATATCGTAATATATTCTTCATGCACTTCTCCCCAATCATTTCCATACGTCCCCCTCCTGCTCATCCCATAGATATTCTCCAATTGTACTAGCAGTCTCGGGATATACTGTATGCAACTAAACTGTCGGAGTACTCGATCGCCATGATACCACTCCATTATATAAAAATTGATAACGGGTGCGCTAGTGCACCATAGGTTTGAGTGGACGTGGGCAGATGAGGGAATAACCGCCATAATTTTTGGAACAGAATACGGCATCCAAATGAACTGCACAGTTAATAACATTTTTATATTAATGCGGGTCGagtgagataaaataataaaattaagtttATATTGGAAAAACTTACCCCCTCTCCAGCATGATTCTCAATCATCAGACGGTATATCGAAACCGTGTATGGCCTCCCGATACCCAGATTAGTGCTCTATCTACGAAAACAAATTGTTAGAATAATATAATCCAAAAAAAAGTCAACTAATTCTTATAACGAGTAAAAATTCATCATCTATTAAcgagtggaaatatatatgattgatgactaatggatgccaagaatggcatccggTAAAGTGCCCATGACTGTAGCAGAATGAGACATCCGCCTATGTCCATCGCAGAAGGATCTGTCATCCGACAAAGTTCGCGATACAGCATGGCTAACACTACGGACCCCCAACTGTATGAACGGGTGTTATGCAAATTGGATAATAAGGGCAAGTACATCAAGTGGACCATACTACCGTTTGCATCCGGCATGAGTACACCCCCTATAAGGTGCATAATGTAAGCTCGAACGGCCTGCATCACCTCCCATTCATTGGCAGGAGGGAGACTGTGCGGGCAGAGGGGGCAGCAGGGCGGGCAGATCATTTGCACCTAGCTATCAAGCTCGATTAATCGCGCCTATCTGACAGGCGCGACTCGTTTTTACCCGTATTTTAACTCGTTAGACTGTATTTTTacctgtatatatatatttaaatatttttaataaaaataaaaaataatattttatttaaaaaacaaaaaaaattaatataaaaaaatgaatcgcgcctgtcagataggcgcgaatgaaaaaaaactcattttggtaaataatcgggctgacaacctattttggtaaataaattttttttaatttattttagtaaaaaacccCAAAATCTTAGacattaatatttattatattcaaaatatcacattAATTGCATTAACTAGGGCCGTGGCTGATAATGCCTCCACCTTTTTAAAATagaaaacttttcattttagtcctttaaaatttttaaaattttaaattaataaaagtaaaattacattttagcctcctaaaaaaataaaaatttgacttaatcctttcaaaattataaagatactgactattaaaatgataaaattgtatttttactatcataaaatttacaatttaatttcagcctCCCTAACAAAATTTCTTGACTTCGTCTCGGCATTGACCATATTTTTTGatacaaaattaaattacaaattgTGGTATTCATAAgtactaattatttttaatatttattaaaattatgttatatTTTCAATGGCAAATATAGAAACTTTTTAAGagcaaaattgaattataaattttaagaggtgaaattataattttatcgATATTAACTTATGACTTCATTTTTTTTTGAAGGatttaaagaatttttttaaaggatcaaagtataatttaattatatattaatttacaatttaaatatttttaaagaacCCATATAacaatttttctattttagaagACCAAAGCTTCTTCCTACTCCTTTAAATTCCCCCTTTCATATTTTCTAATCTCATTCAAATGGCCATTTTATCCAAAAAGCCTGTTTTTAAACGTTAATAATAGAATTGGACCGTTTATTGGGTTATTTACCGGATTAGGCCGTTTTTTCCGAAAACGCTCTGACGTTAGCACGCTTTAGTGTCTACGTCAGCAAAACGCTCCCCTATGGGAGCATTTTGCCCTTGTAACGGTCAAAAATTTGACCGTTGGCTTCCAACGGTCCAAGAAAAAACTATTAAAAGGCCC
This is a stretch of genomic DNA from Gossypium arboreum isolate Shixiya-1 chromosome 11, ASM2569848v2, whole genome shotgun sequence. It encodes these proteins:
- the LOC108462908 gene encoding uncharacterized protein LOC108462908; protein product: MSLPHHAPPPPPEKAVQVLESPPPMMTMTPSQLPALYKQRSLSPDIFRDEAWLRRKGNSRNRGSKSVTDEDLDELKACIELGFGFEFDSPEVDQRLSDTLPALGLYYAVNKNYNDIVSKSSSVASDCDSIPSPIGSPNSIFGPGDNPQTVKIRLRQWAQVVACSVRQCS